The Anas platyrhynchos isolate ZD024472 breed Pekin duck chromosome 32, IASCAAS_PekinDuck_T2T, whole genome shotgun sequence genomic sequence CTGGCCTGTGGACAAAGGACTTCCCCACAGCTGCTCAGTGAGCAAGCAACAAGAGCAATCAGAACTCACAGCAACAGAAGGGCTCTGAAGGAGAGTGTGCGAGGTGAAAGAGAGCACCCCAGGACAGACCAAACCCTCAGGCTCTCTGGtaatgctgctgtgccaggactcttctcccctccacctctgcacacagccaagtgCCTCTGCAGTTCCACCACAGGTGTCTGAGATCTCAGGCAAGAAAGGATCTCAGGCAAGAAAGTCACTGCAGggtcctttcttttatttaaacatacagAGAGCCTGGCTCATTGTTTCCACCAAGTCTTGGAGTCACCCAAGACAGGTGAAATGACGGGGAGGAAAAATGTTATGTCTTTGTGCCTTTGTGGACACAATCataagcaagggaaaaaaaaaaaaaagcaaggcacactcacagaaaacaaacatttgggAATATAACGAATTACATTATGAGTgatatgcagaagaaaacaggctATTTATTGCTTCTGACACACTCcagtcatcactttccacactgcatccttcagctcctggttcctcatgctgtagatgagggggttcactgctggaggcaccaccgagtacagaactgccagcaaaagattcagggaggaggaggacatagagggaggcttcaggtaggcaaatgtgccactgctgatgaacagggagaccacagccaggtgagggaggcaagtggaaaaggctttgtgctggccctgctgcgaggggatcctcagcactgacctgaagatctgcacataggacaccactaggaaaacaaaacagccagatgctaaaacagcactaaccacaagaagcccaacttctctgaggtaggcatcagagcaggagagcttgaagATCCGGGGaacttcacagaaaaactgGTCCAGgacattgccttggcagaaggggagggaaaaggtattggcagtgtgcagcacaccATAGAGAAACCCactaccccaggcagctgctgcaatgttggcacaagttctgctgtccattacTGTCCCATAGTGCAGAGGTTTGCAGATGGcgatgtagcggtcataggccatgatggtaaggagagaaaactctgctgaaagaaaaatgaaaaagaaaaaaacctgagCAGCACAACCTGTGTAGGAAATGGCTGTGGTATCCCATAGGGAGTTGGCCAtagctttgggaacagtggtggtaatagtgcccaggtcaaggagggcgaggttgaggaggaagaagtacatgggggt encodes the following:
- the LOC140000436 gene encoding olfactory receptor 14A16-like, translating into MSNSSFPTEFLLLTFADTRLLQLLHFMFFLGIYLAALLGNGLILTAIACDHHLHTPMYFFLLNLALLDLGTITTTVPKAMANSLWDTTAISYTGCAAQVFFFFIFLSAEFSLLTIMAYDRYIAICKPLHYGTVMDSRTCANIAAAAWGSGFLYGVLHTANTFSLPFCQGNVLDQFFCEVPRIFKLSCSDAYLREVGLLVVSAVLASGCFVFLVVSYVQIFRSVLRIPSQQGQHKAFSTCLPHLAVVSLFISSGTFAYLKPPSMSSSSLNLLLAVLYSVVPPAVNPLIYSMRNQELKDAVWKVMTGVCQKQ